One bacterium DNA segment encodes these proteins:
- a CDS encoding succinate--CoA ligase subunit alpha produces the protein MAIFCTRETKILIQGITGRDGSFHAKSMLGYGTNIVAGVTPGRGGQT, from the coding sequence ATGGCGATTTTCTGCACGCGCGAGACGAAGATCCTGATCCAGGGCATCACCGGCCGCGACGGGAGCTTCCACGCGAAGTCCATGCTCGGCTACGGCACCAACATCGTGGCGGGCGTCACGCCGGGCCGCGGCGGCCAGACC